CCGGTCCCCGTCCCGCCGCTGTTCAGCCATGCCGCGATCCTGCCAGCCGCACCCGCGGCACAGGGGGCGGGTGGGTGCTTCCGGACGGAAGCGCGTACCCCGAACGGCGGAAGTCGGGGTGAATCGCCGTAAATAGGTACTCGATTCGGTGATCGTCAGGCCTTCAATGGTCCCCCTTGACCGCCGGACGATCTTGGGTCCGCCGACCCGGGGAGACACATGGCCAGTGAACGCCCACCCTTCCGTCGCCGCGCCGGTGTCCTCGTGGCGGCCACGGCGGCGCTCGCCCTCACGGGCACCGCGAGCACCGCGGCCGCAGCTCCAGCGCTGGCCGTGGGCAAACCCCGCGGCCACGACGTCTCGTCCCACCAGAAGCGCGTCGGCTGGTCCGCCTCCCGGTCCAAGGGCGCGCGGTTCGTCTACGTCAAGGCGACCGAGTCCACGAACTACCGCAACCCCTACTTCGCCCAGCAGTACAACGGCGCGCGCAAGGCGGGCCTGGTCCGGGGCGCGTACCACTTCGCCCGGCCGGACAGGTCCTCCGGCGCCAAGCAGGCCGCGTACTTCGTGCGGCACGGCGGCGGCTGGCGGGCGGACGGCTGGACGCTGCCGCCCGCGCTCGACATCGAGTACAACCCGTACAACAAGAAACACAAGTGCTACGGGCTGAGCAAGAAGCGGATGGTCCGCTGGATCCGGTCCTTCAGCAACGAGGTCAAGCGGAAGACGGGCCGCCGCCCGGTGATCTACACGACGACCCAGTGGTGGAAGCTCTGCACCGGCAACAGCCGTTCGTTCTCGAAGACCAACCCCCTGTGGATCGCCCTGCACGGCACCAGGAAGCCGGGGGCGCTGCCGGGCGGGTGGCGGTACTGGACGTTCTGGCAGTACCAGTCCGAGGGCACGCTGCCGGGTGACCAGGATCTCTTCAACGGGTCCGCGAGCCGGCTGCGGGTCTTCGCGCGTAGCAGGTAGCCAAGGGGCGTCTGGGGCGCCGGTGTCGAACCGGAGCGAAACGGAACATCAACCCCCCTCCCCAGACACCCCTACGCCTGCCTCAGTTCACCTTCCGTTCATCCAGGTTGCCTACGTTCGTCCAGCCAATGACCTCGAAAGATTGCCTGGGTAAATGGAAAGCTTCTCGCTGATCCTCGCGATTGTGGTGGTAACCGCACTCGCGTTTGATTTCACGAACGGTTTCCACGACACCGCCAACGCGATGGCCACCACCATCTCGACAGGCGCTCTCAAGCCCAAGATCGCAGTGGCCATGTCCGCCGCCCTCAACCTGGCGGGCGCCTTCCTCTCCGTGGAGGTCGCGAAGACGATCTCCAAGGGTCTCGTCGACGAGACCGGCATCCGTCCCGAGGTCATCTTCGCCGCCCTGGTCGGCGCGATCCTCTGGAACCTGGTCACCTGGCTGGTGGGCCTGCCCTCAAGCTCCTCGCACGCCCTGATGGGCGGTCTGATCGGCGCCACCGTCGCCTCCGCCGGCTTCGGTGCCGTACACGGTGACGTCCTGGTCACCAAGGTGCTGCTCCCGGCGGTCGCCGCGCCCGTCGTGGCGGGCGTCGCGTCGATGCTGGCCACCCGGTTCTCCTACGGCATCGGCGGCAAGGCCGAGGGCGAGGCCACCCGCAAGGGCTACCGCGCCGGCCAGATCGCCTCCGCCGGCCTGGTCTCCCTCGCCCACGGCACCAACGACGCCCAGAAGACGATGGGCATCATCACCCTCGCGCTGATCGCGGGCGGCGCCATCTCCCCCGGCTCCAACCCGCCGGTCTGGGTCATCCTCTCCGCCGGTCTGGCCATCGCGCTCGGCACCTACATCGGCGGCTGGCGCATCATCCGCACCATGGGCACGGGCCTGACCGACCTGGAGCCGCGCCAGGGCTTCGCCGCCCAGACCAGCGCCGCGACCGCCATCCTGGCCTCCTCGCACCTGGGCTTCTCCCTCTCCACCACGCACGTCGTCTCCGGTTCGGTGATGGGCGCGGGCCTCGGCCGCAAGGGCGGCGTGGTCCGCTGGTCCACGGCGACCCGGATGGCCGTCGCCTGGGTGCTCACCCTGCCGGCCGCCGCTCTGGTCGGCGCGGGCGCCGAGTCCGTCACGGACCTGGGTGACTGGGGAACCGCCGCCGTCGCCGTCTTCCTCGTCGCCGCCAGCGCCACGATCTGGAAGATCTCCCGCCGCGAGGTCATCGACCACTCCAACGTCGTCGCCGAGACCGAGGAGCCGGCCGGCGTGGTGACCACCGCCATCGCCGCCGTGACCCCGCCCCCGGCGGGCACCGTCGCCGAGGACCTGACGGCCACGATCGCCGCCCCGGCCGCCACCGAGTCCACACCCCAGCCCGCCCCGCCGGCCGCCGCCGTCTGACCCCGGCCACCCGGTTACCGAAGGAAGCATCATGAAGATCGACTGGGCAGCCATCGGCTCCGTCTTCGGCGTCAGTCTCGTGTTCACCGTGGCCCTGGTGACCCTGTTCACCCTCGGTGTGGGCGGTCTGGCCCGGCGCGAGAAGGCGGCCGCGCAGGGCGGCTCCGCCGCGCTCGCCGTCACCGGTGCCTACCTCTGCTTCGCCGCCTGCGCGGCGGCGGTGACGTACGGCATCTACCTGATCGTCGCCAAGGCCTGACACCACACCAGGAACCGGGCGGCACCACCACAGGCACCGCGAACCGCACATCACCAAGGCTCCTCTCCGTCCGCCGCGGAGGGGAGCCTTCGCCGTGCGCACAGGCCACGGGCGTCCCGCGATGTGGGGATCGGCACACTCTCCCCGTGCAGGTCAACGGCAAGTTGACGGCCGTTCCGGGCGCGTGGTGGACTGCCCGGGCCATGTAGGGCGGCAGGAGAGGAAGCCGGTGCGAATCCGGCGCGGTCCCGCCACTGTCACCGGGGAAGAACCCCCCGGGAGCCAGGAACTCTCACCGCCGAATCTCGTCGAACCAGGGCGCGGACACCCTGAGTGAGGACACCGATCGCCATGCCCGGCTGCAGAAGGACCCCCACCAGGCCCGCTCCCGTTCCCACGGCCGGCTGAGCCGATGGGTGCCGATCGCAGTTACGCGTACGGCGCCGCCGCCGGTCTTCTCGGTGACCTGCTCCTCGGCGACCCGCGCCGCGGGCATCCGGTCGCCGCGTTCGGGCGTGCGGCCGCTGCCGTGGACGGCGCGTTGTGGCACGACCACCGCGGCTGGGGCGCCCTGCACACCGTGGTGTGCGCCGGTGGCGCCGTCGCACTCGGCACGGTGGCCGCACGCACCGTACGCTCTTCCCCCACCGCCTCCGTCGCGCTGACCGCCGCCGCCACCTGGGCGGTGGTCGGCGGCACTTCGCTCGCGCGCGAGGCCCGCACCATCGGCAGCGCCCTGGAGCGCGGGGACGTCGAGGCGGCGCGGGCACGGCTGCCGCATCTGTGCGGCCGCGATCCGCAGGCGCTGGACGCCGACGGGATCGCCCGGGCCGTGGTCGAGTCGGTCGCCGAGAACACCTCCGACGCCGTCGTGGGCGCGCTGGTGTGGGGCGCGGTGGCCGGGGTGCCCGGGCTGCTCGGCTTCCGGGCGGTCAACACGCTGGACGCGATGGTCGGTCACAAGTCCCCCCGCTACCGCCGTTACGGCTGGGCCTCGGCCCGCCTCGACGACGTGGCCGGCTGGCCGGGGGCTCGGCTGACCGCCGTACTCGCCGCCGCGGCCGGACCCGACCCGCGGGGGGCCCTGCGCGCCTGGAAGGCCGATGCCGCCAAGCACCCGAGCCCCAACGCGGGCCCCGTCGAAGCGTCGTTCGCGGGCGCGCTCGGCGTCCGCCTGGGCGGCACGCTCTCCTACGGCGGCCGGGTCGAGCACCGCCCCGTGCTGGGCGGCGGCACCGGCCGGGCGGTCCAGGTGACCGACATCGACCGGGCGGTACGGCTCTCCCGCCGCGTCGGCCTGCTCGCGCTCGGTACCACGGTCGCCGCGCGCCTCCTCGTCAAAGGTCTCACCAAAGGTCTGAAGGGACGTGGGAAGTGAACGGGGGACTCCTCGTCGCCGGCACGACCTCCGACGCCGGCAAGAGCGTCGTGACGGCCGGGATCTGCCGCTGGCTGGTGCGTCAGGGCGTGAAGGTCGCGCCGTTCAAGGCGCAGAACATGTCGCTGAACTCCTTCGTGACCCGCGAGGGCGCGGAGATCGGGCGGGCGCAGGCCATGCAGGCCCAGGCCTGCCGGATCGAGCCGACCGCGCTGATGAACCCGGTGCTGCTCAAGCCGGGCGGCGAGCAGAGCAGCCAGGTGGTGCTGCTGGGCAAGCCGGTGGGCGAGCTGAGCGCACGCGGGTACCACGGCGGACGGCAGCAGAAGCTCCTCGGCACGGTGCTGGACTGCCTCGCCGAGTTGCGGGGCACGTATGACGCGGTGATCTGTGAGGGGGCGGGCAGCCCGGCCGAGATCAATCTGCGGCGGACCGACATCGTGAACATGGGGATCGCGCGCAATGCACGGCTGCCCGTGCTGGTGGTCGGCGACATCGACCGCGGGGGCGTCTTCGCCTCCTTCTTCGGCACCGTCGCCCTGCTCGCACCCGAGGACCAGGAGCTGATCGCCGGGTTCCTGGTGAACAAGTTCCGGGGCGATGTCTCCCTGCTGGAGCCCGGGTTGGAGATGCTCCAGGACCTCACCGGGCGGCGCACCTACGGCGTGCTGCCGTTCCGGCACGGGCTCGGCATCGACGAGGAGGACGGCCTGCGTGTGTCGCTGCGCGGCACGGTCCGCGAGTCGACCGTCGCTCCCCCGGTCGGCGAGGACGTGCTGCGCGTCGCCGTGTGCGCGATCCCGCTGATGTCCAACTTCACGGACGTGGACGCGCTCGCCGCCGAACCGGGGGTCGTGGTGCGGTTCGTGGACCGCCCGGAGGAGCTGGCGGACGCGGACCTGGTGGTGATCCCGGGCACGCGGGGCACGGTGCGTGCGCTGGAGTGGCTGCGCGAGCGGGGGCTGGCCGAGGCGCTGAAGCACCGGGCCGCCGAAGGCCGCCCCGTCCTCGGCATCTGCGGCGGCTTCCAGATCCTCGGCGAGCACATCGAGGACGAGGTCGAGAGCCGCGAGGGGCATGTGGACGGCCTGGGGATCCTGCCCGTGCGGGTGCGGTTCGCCCGGGAGAAGACCCTGACCCGGCCGGAAGGGGAGGCCCTCGGCGAGCGGGTCGAGGGGTACGAGATCCACCACGGCGTCGCCTCCATGGAGGGAGGAGAACCCTTCCTCGACGGCTGCCGGGTCGGCCAGACCTGGGGCACCCACTGGCACGGTTCGCTGGAGTCGGACGGCTTCCGGCGGGCCTTCCTCCGCGAGGTGGCCGCGGCCGCGGGCCGCCGCTTCGTACCGGCGGCGGACACCTCCTTCGCCGCGCTGCGCGAGGAGCAGCTCGACCGGCTCGGCGACCTGATCGAACAGCACGCGGACACGGACGCGCTCTGGCGGCTCATCGAGTCGGGCGCGCCGCAAGGACTGCCTTTCATCCCACCGGGAGCGCCTGCATGAGCACAGTGTTGTTGTTGTCGACCGCCGACACGGATCTGCTGGCGGCCCGGGCCTCCGGCGCGGACTACCGCATCGGCAACCCGACCCGGGTGGACGTCGCCGGGGAGCTGCCGGGGCTGCTCGACGGCGCGGTCCTGGCCGTCGTACGGCTGCTGGGTGGCAAGCGCGCCTGGGAGGAGGGGCTGGCCGCACTGAAGACGGCCGGGATCCCGACCGTGCTGCTGGGCGGCGAGGCCGTACCGGACGCAGAGCTGATGGCCGAGTCGTCGGTGCCCGCCGGTGTGGTGGCAGAGGCACTGAAGTACCTGGTCGAGGGCGGCCCCGCGAACCTGCTGGAGCTGTCCCGGTTCCTGTCCGACACCGTGCTGCTGACCGGTGAGGGCTTCGAGGGGCCGCGGAAGATGCCGGAGTACGGCGTCCACGGCTCTTACGCGGTACGGGACGGCCGTCCGACCGTGGGTGTGCTCTTCTACCGGGCACACGAACTGAGCGGCAACACCGCCTTCGTGGACACCCTGTGCGAGGCGATCGAGGCGAAGGGCGCGAACGCCCTGCCGGTGTACTGCGGTTCGCTGCGCGGCGCGGACGCCGGGCTGTACGAGCTGCTCGGCCGGGCCGACGCGCTGGTCGCGACCGTGCTCGCGGCCGGCGGCACCCATGCCTCGCAGGCCTCGGCGGGCGGTGACGAGGAGTCCTGGGACATCGGCGCGCTCGCCGACCTGAACATCCCGGTGCTGCAGGGCCTGTGCCTCACCTCCTCGCGGGCCGCCTGGGAGGAGTCGGACGCCGCCCTGTCCCCCATGGACGCGGCGATGCAGGTCGCCATCCCGGAGTTCGACGGCCGCCTGATCACCGTGCCGTTCTCCTTCAAGGAGCAGGGCCCCGACGAGGTCCCGGTGTACATCGCCGACCCGGAGCGGGCCGCACGAGTCGCCGGAATCGCCCTGCGCCACGCCCAGTTGAAGCACAAGCCGAACGCGGAGAAGAAGATCGCGCTGGTCTTCACCGCGTACCCGACCAAGCACTCCCGGGTCGGCAACGCGGTCGGCCTGGACACGCCCGCGTCGGCGGTGCGCGTGCTGGACGCCCTGCGCGACGCGGGCTACTCGCTCACCGAATACCCCTCCGGCGGCGACGAGTTGATCCACCGGCTGATCGAGGCCGGCGGCCACGACGTCGAGTGGCTGACCGAGGACCAGCTGGCCGCCGCGCCCGCACGGGTGCCGCTGGCGGACTACCGGGCGTGGTTCGAGAAGCTGGACCCGGACCTCAAGGACGCCATGGCGGAGGCGTGGGGCGAGCCGCCGGGCGGCCTGTACGTCGACGGCGAGGACATCGTGCTGGCGTCGCTGCAGTTCGGGAACGTCGTCGTGATGATCCAGCCGCCGCGCGGCTTCGGCGAGAACCCGATCGCGATCTACCACGACCCCGACATGCCACCCTCGCACCACTACATGGCGGCCTACCGCTGGCTGGACAACAGCTTCGGCGCGGACGCCATCGTGCACATGGGCAAGCACGGCACGATGGAGTGGCTGCCGGGCAAGGGCCTCGGCCTGAGCGCCGGTTGTGCCCCGGACGCGGTCCTCGGCGACCTGCCCCTCATCTACCCGTTCATCGTGAACGACCCCGGTGAGGGCACCCAGGCCAAGCGGCGCGGGCACGCCACGGTGGTCGACCACCTGGTGCCGCCGATGGCCCGCGCCGACACGTACGGCGACCTGGCCAAGCTGGAGCAGCTGCTGGACGAGTACGCGCTCGTCTCCGACCTGGACCCGGCGAAGGCCCCGGCCGTGCGCGCCCAGATCTGGACGCTGGTGAAGGCGGCCGAGCTGCACCATGACCTGCATGTGGACGAGCAGCCGGGCGACGACGACTTCGACGAGTTCGTCATGCACATCGACGGCTATCTGTGCGAGATCAAGGACGTCCAGATCAGGGACGGTCTGCACATCCTGGGCGGCGGCCCGGTCGGCGAGCCGCGCGTGAA
The genomic region above belongs to Streptomyces sp. CG1 and contains:
- a CDS encoding lysozyme — encoded protein: MASERPPFRRRAGVLVAATAALALTGTASTAAAAPALAVGKPRGHDVSSHQKRVGWSASRSKGARFVYVKATESTNYRNPYFAQQYNGARKAGLVRGAYHFARPDRSSGAKQAAYFVRHGGGWRADGWTLPPALDIEYNPYNKKHKCYGLSKKRMVRWIRSFSNEVKRKTGRRPVIYTTTQWWKLCTGNSRSFSKTNPLWIALHGTRKPGALPGGWRYWTFWQYQSEGTLPGDQDLFNGSASRLRVFARSR
- a CDS encoding anion permease, with protein sequence MESFSLILAIVVVTALAFDFTNGFHDTANAMATTISTGALKPKIAVAMSAALNLAGAFLSVEVAKTISKGLVDETGIRPEVIFAALVGAILWNLVTWLVGLPSSSSHALMGGLIGATVASAGFGAVHGDVLVTKVLLPAVAAPVVAGVASMLATRFSYGIGGKAEGEATRKGYRAGQIASAGLVSLAHGTNDAQKTMGIITLALIAGGAISPGSNPPVWVILSAGLAIALGTYIGGWRIIRTMGTGLTDLEPRQGFAAQTSAATAILASSHLGFSLSTTHVVSGSVMGAGLGRKGGVVRWSTATRMAVAWVLTLPAAALVGAGAESVTDLGDWGTAAVAVFLVAASATIWKISRREVIDHSNVVAETEEPAGVVTTAIAAVTPPPAGTVAEDLTATIAAPAATESTPQPAPPAAAV
- a CDS encoding cobalamin biosynthesis protein, whose product is MGADRSYAYGAAAGLLGDLLLGDPRRGHPVAAFGRAAAAVDGALWHDHRGWGALHTVVCAGGAVALGTVAARTVRSSPTASVALTAAATWAVVGGTSLAREARTIGSALERGDVEAARARLPHLCGRDPQALDADGIARAVVESVAENTSDAVVGALVWGAVAGVPGLLGFRAVNTLDAMVGHKSPRYRRYGWASARLDDVAGWPGARLTAVLAAAAGPDPRGALRAWKADAAKHPSPNAGPVEASFAGALGVRLGGTLSYGGRVEHRPVLGGGTGRAVQVTDIDRAVRLSRRVGLLALGTTVAARLLVKGLTKGLKGRGK
- a CDS encoding cobyric acid synthase, with amino-acid sequence MNGGLLVAGTTSDAGKSVVTAGICRWLVRQGVKVAPFKAQNMSLNSFVTREGAEIGRAQAMQAQACRIEPTALMNPVLLKPGGEQSSQVVLLGKPVGELSARGYHGGRQQKLLGTVLDCLAELRGTYDAVICEGAGSPAEINLRRTDIVNMGIARNARLPVLVVGDIDRGGVFASFFGTVALLAPEDQELIAGFLVNKFRGDVSLLEPGLEMLQDLTGRRTYGVLPFRHGLGIDEEDGLRVSLRGTVRESTVAPPVGEDVLRVAVCAIPLMSNFTDVDALAAEPGVVVRFVDRPEELADADLVVIPGTRGTVRALEWLRERGLAEALKHRAAEGRPVLGICGGFQILGEHIEDEVESREGHVDGLGILPVRVRFAREKTLTRPEGEALGERVEGYEIHHGVASMEGGEPFLDGCRVGQTWGTHWHGSLESDGFRRAFLREVAAAAGRRFVPAADTSFAALREEQLDRLGDLIEQHADTDALWRLIESGAPQGLPFIPPGAPA
- the cobN gene encoding cobaltochelatase subunit CobN, which encodes MSTVLLLSTADTDLLAARASGADYRIGNPTRVDVAGELPGLLDGAVLAVVRLLGGKRAWEEGLAALKTAGIPTVLLGGEAVPDAELMAESSVPAGVVAEALKYLVEGGPANLLELSRFLSDTVLLTGEGFEGPRKMPEYGVHGSYAVRDGRPTVGVLFYRAHELSGNTAFVDTLCEAIEAKGANALPVYCGSLRGADAGLYELLGRADALVATVLAAGGTHASQASAGGDEESWDIGALADLNIPVLQGLCLTSSRAAWEESDAALSPMDAAMQVAIPEFDGRLITVPFSFKEQGPDEVPVYIADPERAARVAGIALRHAQLKHKPNAEKKIALVFTAYPTKHSRVGNAVGLDTPASAVRVLDALRDAGYSLTEYPSGGDELIHRLIEAGGHDVEWLTEDQLAAAPARVPLADYRAWFEKLDPDLKDAMAEAWGEPPGGLYVDGEDIVLASLQFGNVVVMIQPPRGFGENPIAIYHDPDMPPSHHYMAAYRWLDNSFGADAIVHMGKHGTMEWLPGKGLGLSAGCAPDAVLGDLPLIYPFIVNDPGEGTQAKRRGHATVVDHLVPPMARADTYGDLAKLEQLLDEYALVSDLDPAKAPAVRAQIWTLVKAAELHHDLHVDEQPGDDDFDEFVMHIDGYLCEIKDVQIRDGLHILGGGPVGEPRVNLVLAVLRASQVWGGQANALPGLRASLAAHFGLAEKELLAEPGAPVKVPVELTDLVEGPSRSAADAIDLLEQLCRRIAEGMEARAWDRAVVPAVLRGVLGCEPADGIAVLEFACDEVVPRLARTTDEIGHILRALDGGYVPAGPSGSPTRGLVNVLPTGRNFYSVDPKAIPSRLSWEVGQSLADSLVQRYLQDTGEYPKSVGLTVWGTSAMRTQGDDIAEILALLGCRPVWDDASRRVTGFETVPLAELGRPRIDVTVRISGFFRDAFPHVVGLIDDAVRAVAELDEPAGSNFVKAHADEDTAEHGDRRRATARVFGSKPGAYGAGLLPLIDARNWRSDADLAEVYAVWGGYAYGRGLDGRAARGDMETAFKRIAVAAKNVDTREHDLVDADDYFQYHGGMVAMVRHLTGANPEAYVGDSAVPDQVKTRTLGEETHRVFRARVVNPRWMAAMRRHGYKGAFEMAATVDYLFGYDATAGVVDDWMYEKLSAEYVFDPENRDFMKKSNPWALRGITERLLEAADRGLWAEPDADTLERLRATYLELEGDLEGDDQ